The Deltaproteobacteria bacterium CG2_30_66_27 region CCGTTCCCTGTGCCCGGAATGTCTCCGAACGATCTCCGCTGAAGTATTCGAAGAAAACGGAAGGGTGATGATGCGGAAGCGTTGCCCGGATCACGGAACATTCACCGACGTTATCTTCTCGGACGTGAAGATGTACCTCCGCCTGGAGCAGTGGTATTTCGGAGACGGAGAAGGATTCGCGAACCCCGTCGACGGGGCGGGGAAGGAGTGCCCGAACCGTTGCGGTATCTGCGGGGCGCATTCGACGCACACCTCCCTCGCCAACGTCGACCTCACCTCGCGCTGCAACCTGTCCTGCGCGGTCTGCTTCGCGGACGCCAACCGGAATTCGTTCGAACCGTCGTTCGAACAGGTGGTGGAGATGCTCCGCCGCCTTCGCGCCCAACGTCCGGCGCCGGCATTCGCCGTCCAGTTCACGGGAGGCGAGCCCACGCTCCACCCGCGATTTCTCGACATCGTGGCCGAAGCGCGGAAAATGGGGTTTTCCCACCTCCAGGCGGCCACCAACGGCATCCGGTTCGCCGATCCGGAGTTCGCGCGAAGAGCGCGGGAGGCGGGGCTCCATTACCTGTACCTGCAGATGGACGGGACGACCGACGACGTCTTCCTGAAGATCCGCGGGAAGGCGTTGCTCGACACCAAACTCCGTGTGATCGATTCCGCGCGGAAGGCCGGTCTCCGCGTCATCTTCGTTCCCACCATCGTGAAGGGGGTGAACGACCACCAGATCGGGGACCTCTGCCGCCTGGCGTTCGAACACCTCGACGTGTTGTCGGGAATTTCCTTTCAGCCGATGACGTTCACCGGGAGGTACCCCGAATCGGAGCGCGAGAAGCTCCGCTTCACCCTTTCGGACCTTTCCCGGGAGTTCAGCCGCCAGACCGGGCTCACCCACCCCCTGGAGGATTGGTTCCCCCTCAACGCCGCGGTTCCCCTGGTCCGATACGCGGGGGCGGTAACGGGAAACGTGGCGGTGAACCACGCTTGCCATCCCCATTGCGGGTTGATGACCCTGTTTTTCGTCGGCCGCGACCGCGAGGCGGTTCCGATCACGCGGTTCCTCGATCTCCGGGGACTTGTCGGAGAGGTGGAACGGCTGACGGTGCGCGCGAGGACGAGCCGCGTCAAGAGCTTGTCGAAGGTCCGCGCCCTACAGGCTTTTTACCGGTTTTTCCACGAGGATCGGGCTCCGGAGGGGTTGACGTTTCTTCGCTTTCTCAAGACCCTCGACGGGTTCGCCGACAAGAAATACAGCTGGGATGGGAAGTACGAAGGGCACACCTATAAAACCTTCTATGTCCTCGGGATGCATTTCATGGATGCCTACAATTACGACCTCGAGCGCGTGTCGCGCTGCGGCGTTCATTATTCGGCCCCCGATGGAAGAATCTACCCGTTTTGCACCTACAACTCGGGTCCGATGCACCGTCATCGCGTAGAGAATTCGATTGCGTCTTCCTGAGGTCGGGCGGTCCCCCGGGGTCTCTCGCGGGATCCTCCGATGGATCGTATCCGCCATGCTCCTTGCGCTGCTCCTGGCCCCCCTGCCGGCCCTCGCGGAGGAAATCGCCCCGGGTGGGAAGGCGTTCTCGGAAGCGGAGAAGGACCGCTGGTTCGCGGAGGTCCGTGAGCGCCAGAAGGGGATCACCGGCCTGAGCGCGGCGGTGGTGCAGCGGAAGCGGGACCCGCTCCTGAAGGGCGAGGCGGTGTTCAGGGGAAAGTTGTCGTTCCGAAAACCTTCATCGCTTCGATGGGAAGTGGAGAGCCCCGAAAAAATGATCGTGGTGATGGACGGCCGGACGGTGAGCACCTATTACCCGACGAGAAAGGAGGCCGAGCGGAGGGACATGCAGGATGATTTCGCGTCCCGCGCCGCGCTGGGCTTTTTCGAATCCGGGATCTCCGGCTCCCTTTCCGAACTGGAACGGCGGTTCCACGTCGATCTTTTCCGGTCGAACGACGAAGTGGTCCTCCGATTGATCCCGCGCTCGAAGATGCTGTCCCGCGTCATCGCATCGATCCGGATCCACCAGGATCCGTTGGAGGGGCGGGCGCGTCGGATTGTGGTCGAGGGGGCTCGCGGGGATCGGACCGAGACGACGTTCTCCGGGGTGATCCTCAATCCCGATTTCCCTCCGGATACCTTCGACTTGCGACTGGGACCCGAGGTCCGGGTCACGGGAACGGGGGGACCGGAACGGGACCGGATCGATGGCATGTGACGACGTCCCGACCGTCCTTCTCCTCGACGGCCTGTGGAACAAGACGGTGGCGGCGGTCCGTTCCCTCGGGGAACGCGGTTACCGGGTGGCGGTGGGAGAGAGAACCCGGTTCGCACCGGCCCTGTTTTCGAGATACTGCTCGCGTCGGTTCCTTCACCCGTCGTCGGCGACCTCTCCGGATGCCTTCCTCGATGCGCTCGAAAAGGAGTTGCGCGTCGGCGGATACGACGTGCTTCTCGCGATGGAATTCGGCACCCAGGTCCTGATCGCCCGGAACCGTCATCGGTTCGAGGGGATGGTGCGCTTCCCCTTCGCGTCCGCGGACCTCGCGATCCGGGTCCAGGACAAGGGGGAGCTCGCGTCGTTCGCATCGGCCCTCGGCATCGAGTGTCCCGCCACGTTCCGTCCGCAAGGGCCGGGGGACGTTCACGCGATGGCGGAGCGGTTCCCGTACCCGCTCCTCATCAAGCCCAGGCTTTCCTCCGGAGGCCGGGGGATCGTGCGGGTGGAAACCCCTTCGCAACTCCGGAAAGAGTATCCGAAGGTGTGCGCCGTCCACCCGTCGCCGATCCTCCAGGAGTGCCTGCCCCCGGGAGGGGCCGCGTTGGGGGTGGGAGCGCTGATGAATTTTTCTTCCGAACCGCGCGCGACGTTCGCCTACCGGCGTCTGCGGGAATATCCCGTCGGCGGCGGGCCCAGCACGCTTCGGGTGAGCGTGCCGGACGAGACCCTCTGCCGGACGACGGAGAGGCTTCTCTCCGCGCTCGGCTGGACCGGCGTCGCGATGGCGGAGTTCAAGGTGGACCCGAGGGACGGCAGGCCGAAGCTCCTCGAGGTGAATCCACGGTTCTGGGGATCGCTGCACCATGCGATCCTGTCGGGTGTCGATTTCCCGCACCTTTTGTGCCGGATGGCGATCGACGGGGATGTCCCTCCCGTGCGGGAGTACCGGGTGGGCGTTCGGAGTCGATCCCTGATCCATGGGGACCTGATGCATTTCGTGAAAAACCCGCGACGATTCCACCTCACCCCTCGCTTCCTCGATGGTTCGATCCCGGATGATCTGCTGTCGGCATCGGATCCGTGGCCCGTGGTGGGGCGGGTGGCGACCCTGATCCCGGCATGCTACGACCGGGAGTTGCGGAAAACGATGCTCGGATAGGGGGGAGAGTACGTAAGAAGGGAACGGAGAGGAGCGAAGGGTGACGACGTTCCGGAACGCGCTGACCGTGGACCTGGAAGATTGGTACCACATCTGCGGGACGAGCGGGGCCGGGGACATCTCCTTGTGGGACGCATACGAAAGTCGCGTGACCCGCAACACGGCGAAGGTTCTTTCCCTGCTGCGCGAGCATCGGGCCCGGGCCACGTTTTTCGTCCTCGGCTACGTCGCCGAACGCGAACCGGCGTTGATCGCCGACATCGCGAAGGAGGGTCACGAGATCGCCACCCACGGGCATTTCCACCGCAGGGTGTACGAGATGTCCGGGGAGGAGTTCGCGGAGGACGTCGACCGCTCCATCGACGCGATATCGGCCGCCGGCGGGGGCCGCGTCATCGGGTACCGCGCGCCGGAGTGGTCCATCCGGCCCCAGACGATGGGAGCGCTCCGGATCCTGCGGCGGAAAGGGATTCGGTACGACTCCAGCATGGTCCCCTTGACGCGGATGGGGGACCGCTTCTTCCCGACCTCCCCCTGCGGCATCCCGACGGAAGATGGGGAGATCCTCGAGTTCCCCTTGACCACCGTTCGTTGCTTCGGGGAACATCTCCCTTTTACGGGTGGGTTGCCGTTGCGCCTCATGCCGTATTTCTACGTTCTTTCGAGGATCCGGCGGATGAACGCGGAGGGGGATGCGGCGATGGTGTACGTCCACCCATGGGAATTCGACGCGGAGCAGCCGAGGATCGAACTTCCATGGAGCCGGAGGATCATGCATTATTTCAACCTGCGTTCGACCCCGGGGAAGATTTCCGGATTGCTGGGCAACCTGCGATTCGCGCCCCTTCGCGAAGTGCTCGATGTCGGCGATTGACGTGCGCGAGCCGCGATATGCGATCTCGCTGGTCGTTTCCGCGGTGGTGGCCGCGGGGGTTCTTTCCGGGCTCTTCCTCTTCGTTTTGTGGGCAGGATGGGCCGGGGCGGCCGGAATCCTTTCGGTCGTGGGGATCTTCCTCGCCTGGTTCTACCGAGGGAGGCGGCCCGACCTGGGGCCGGCGAAGACTCACCGTGATGGAGGCGGAGATGACGGAACGGGATGACGCGGAAATGTCTCCGATGCCGGAACCGCTGCGCGGGGTCCGGGGGGGAATGGCGGGGAGGCGGATGCTGCCGGAACTGCTCTCCCTCGTGGTCCGGGAAGGGGTGCTGGAGAAGTTTCGCGCCTTGCCCGTGTTCGGCTTCGACGAACTTTGCGGGGCGCTTCACCGGGAGCCCGTGTACGATTTGTCCCGCGGCAACCGGCGGCGGATGATCCGCCTGCTGATCGATCTCTTCGTGGAATGCGGTTGGCTGGAGCCGGCCGGAACCGGTGACCGGTGGTCCTGTCGACGGGACGGAATCCTCCGACCCGGGGAGGTCCCTGCGGGCACCGGGGGGAGCGACGGCCAGGTCGATTTCTTTCGCCGTTGTCTGCGAATCGCCCCCGGCTACCTGCGCGGGAAGGAAGCGCCGATCGCCTTCGATGCCGA contains the following coding sequences:
- a CDS encoding radical SAM protein, which encodes MRTTLPKETRSLCPECLRTISAEVFEENGRVMMRKRCPDHGTFTDVIFSDVKMYLRLEQWYFGDGEGFANPVDGAGKECPNRCGICGAHSTHTSLANVDLTSRCNLSCAVCFADANRNSFEPSFEQVVEMLRRLRAQRPAPAFAVQFTGGEPTLHPRFLDIVAEARKMGFSHLQAATNGIRFADPEFARRAREAGLHYLYLQMDGTTDDVFLKIRGKALLDTKLRVIDSARKAGLRVIFVPTIVKGVNDHQIGDLCRLAFEHLDVLSGISFQPMTFTGRYPESEREKLRFTLSDLSREFSRQTGLTHPLEDWFPLNAAVPLVRYAGAVTGNVAVNHACHPHCGLMTLFFVGRDREAVPITRFLDLRGLVGEVERLTVRARTSRVKSLSKVRALQAFYRFFHEDRAPEGLTFLRFLKTLDGFADKKYSWDGKYEGHTYKTFYVLGMHFMDAYNYDLERVSRCGVHYSAPDGRIYPFCTYNSGPMHRHRVENSIASS